From Saccharibacillus brassicae:
TTGCCGACGTAGATTTTGCGCGCGCCCGGCTTCATCTGCCGCAGCAGCCTCGGACTGGCCAGCCGGTCGTACACGACGACGTCGGCTTTTTTGATACATTCCAGCCCTTTGATCGTAATCAGCTTGGCATCGCCGGGTCCGGCTCCGACCAGATACACTTTTCCGTTACCCATGCGTTCAGCCCCTCGCCTGTTCAAGAATCTCGTCCGCGCCTTGTTCCGCCAACATCCGGGCCACTTCGCGTCCCAACGCTTCCGGGTCGGTGCCGCTCGCGGATTCCTTGAGCAGCAGGCTGCCGTCCGGACGGCCGACCAGCCCTGTCAGATGAACCGATTCCCCGTCTTCGCCCAGCACGGCGTAAGCGCCGATCGGAACCTGGCAGCCGCCGTTGAGCGACAGCAGCAGCGAACGTTCCGCGGCTACCGTGCGCGCCGTCTGCCCGTCCTCATAACGGCCAAGCAGTTCCAGCAGTTCGGCGTCGTTCTCCCGGCATTCGATGCCGAGCGCGCCTTGTCCCACCGCCGGCAGGCAGATCTCGACCGGAATATAGGAAGTGATCCGGTCTTCCCAGCCCATCCGCTTCAGGCCGGCCGCCGCCAGCAGAATCGCGTCGAAGCCTTCCGTCTCCAGCTTGCGCAGGCGCGAATCGATATTGCCGCGAATCCATTCCAGCTTCAGGTCCGGCCGGTACGCCAAGAGCTGGCTGGAACGGCGCAGGCTGCTCGTGCCGACTTTCGCTCCGTGGGGCAGGCCGTCCAGATCGACGCCTTCCCGGGAGATCAGGCAGTCGCGCGCATCCTGGCGCAGCGGTACGGCTCCGTTGACCAAGCCTTCCGGCAACAGCGCCGGCATGTCTTTCATGCTGTGTACGGCCATATCGATCTCGCCGCTCAGCAGCGCTTGTTCGATCTCTTTGACGAACAGTCCTTTGCCGCCGACCTTCGACAAGGTGACGTCGAGAATCTGGTCGCCTTTGGTCACGATCTTTTTCACTTCAAAAGCGACGTCCAGGTCCAGATCGCCAGCCAGCTGTTCCAGCGCCGCGATGACCTGATTCGTCTGCGTCAAAGCCAGTGCACTCTGTCTCGTTCCTACCACGATTGTACGCATTCCTATTTTTCCTCCCGCTCCTTCGCGATCCATGCGTCGGCCTCGGCCTCGCTCCACGGTACGAATGTCTGTTTTCTAATCTGATCCAGTATAGCCCTTTCCGACAGCTTTCGCATCAGCCGGTGCCGGATTTCGGGTTCTTCCACCTTCTGCCTGACCTGTTTGCGCATGAAAAAAAGGAACTCGACAAACGTTTCGTATTCGTCGCCGAAACGTTCGTCAAGCTCCCGAATCAGCGCGGACGCCGCGGACGGGCCGGCCCCGGACGTCGAAGCCGCCACGACAAGCCTGCCCCGCCGCAGAACGGCCGGATGAATGAAATTGCCCGCTTCCGCGCGGCTGGATACGTTCACGAGCGCCCCCGCGCCGCGTGTCGCTTCGGCCAGCCGTTCGTTCAGCGCTTCGTCCCCGCTCGCCGCATACACCAGCCGGTAACCCGCCGCGTCCTGCTCGGACGCTTCGCGGCCGATCCAGCGCAGCTTGCCCGCCGCTTCAAGCTCCAGAATGTCCGCGCCCGCTTCCGGGCTGATCACGGTAAGGGCGGCGCCTCCGGCGGCCAGCTGGCGGGCTTTGCGGCCCGCGATTTTGCCGCCGCCGATCAGCAGCACGTCCATGCCGCGAACATCGAGCATGATCGGCATATAGTCCGTCATCCGCTCAACCCCCGTTCCATTTGTGATACTCGGAAAAAGCGTTGCTCAGCAGATTGACGATCACGAGCGCATAACCGACAAGCGTCCATTTCGCGATCGAAAACCCGGAATATTTGTGCGTGCGCTTGAGCACGAAATACAGGCCGTAGACCGCAAGCGCGGCGAACGTCGTGATGCCTTTGACGTCGAGCAGCATCTCCCAGCGCTTCTGGGCCACGATCAGCAGAAACGCGACCAGCAGCGACACGATCAACAGCGGCGTGCCGGTCAAGACCGACAGATGCGCCCAGCGCTCCGCCTGTTCCAGGCTCGGCAGGCGCCGGATCGTATCGTTCCACTTTTTCTTTTTGAGCATCGCGTACAGAAACAGGTACAGGATGCCGAACACGGCGGCAATCGTCAGCGCCACGAGGCTAAGATTCGCCAGCACGACGTGCAGGATCAGCAGCAGCTGCTGCGTATAGCCGATATGCTCCGCATGTTCGCCGACCGGGAACCAGAACTCGTTCAGCACGCTTGCCGTGAATCCGACGATGCCGAGCATCAGCACGACGAACTCGGCTTTTTGCGTCAGCGCAAGTCCAAAGCCCGCCGCGGTCAGAATGAATACGAACAGGAACAGAAAATCATAGACGGAAAACAGCGGTACCCGGCCTTCCAGCGCGATGCGCACGAGGATGACCGAAAATTGCAGCAGGGCCGTGACGCCAAGAAGCCCCGCGCCGATCCGCCGGGATCTCACGCTGCGGCTTACGCAATCGGAGAAATAGAACAGAAGGCTCAGGGCATAAATGTAAATCATCAGCTCGATCAGGCTCGTCAGCAGCAGCATTCCGCTCACCGCCTACAAGACGGCCGGACGCAAGGTAAACGCCGGGCTGTCCACGGTCGATTTTACCGCTTGTTTTTCCACGGCCGGTTCGGCTTCTTCAAGTCTCGATTCCAGAGCGAAGATTTTCGTGAACATGTCGACGGCTTCGGCTCCGCCTTTGTCCGCCGCCATTTCTTTGACCCGGTTGATCGGATCGTGCATCATCTGGTTGGCGACGCTTTTCATCAATCGGCCGATGACTTTGCGCTGGCGCTCGTCCAGTTCCGGCAGTTTGTTGAACAGGCTCTCCAGCGTCTCCTGGTGAATATCGGTCGCTTTGTCCTGCAGGGCGCGAATGACCGGGCGAACGCCCAGCGTCTTCAGCCAGCCGTAGAAATTGTCGGATTCCTGCACGATCATGCGCTGGATCTTGACCGCTTCGGCGCGGCGGAGCTCCATGTTGCTCTCCACAATGCCTTCCAGATCGTCGATGTCGTACAAAAAGACGCCCGGCAGTTCGGCAATCGCCGGATCGATGTTGCGCGGCACGGCGATATCGATCATGAACAGCGGACGCGAACGGCGCGCCGCCGACAGCTGCTTGACCTGTTCGCGCGTCAGCACGTAATCCGACGATCCGGTCGAGCTGATCACGATATCGACTTCACCGAGCATACGGATGCCTTCGTCCAGCGTGCACGGCACGCCGTTGAACTTGCCGGCCAGCTCGCGCGCTTTCTCGAGCGTCCGGTTGGCCACGATGACCTGGGCCGCTCCGCTGGCGTACAGATGCTTCACCGTAAGCTCGCTCATCTTGCCGGCTCCGAGGATCAGCACCGTTTTGTCGGTGAACATGCCGAAGATGCGCTTGCCCAGCTCAATCGCCGCATAGCTGACCGAGACCGCGTTTTCGCCGATCGACGTCTCGGAATGGGCCCGTTTGCCCAGCGTCACCGCCTGCTTGAACAGCATGTTGAACCACGTTCCGGTCGCTTTCTCCGTCTGTGCCGTCAGGAACGCCTGCTTGACCTGACCGAGAATCTGCGTCTCGCCGAGTACCATCGAATCGAGCCCGCAGACGACGTTCATCAAATGTTCGACCGCCCGTTCGTCTTCGTACGTATACAGGTGCTGGGTGAATTCGGCTTTGGGAATGCCGAACCACTGCTCCATGAAATTGTGGATATAAAAAGCGCACATGTGCAGCCGGTCTACCACGACGTACAACTCGGTCCGGTTGCAAGTGCCTACGATTACGCCTTCGAGGATGCTTTTGGTGTCTTTCAGTCGATCGAGCGCCTCCGGAAGGTCTTGTTCGGCAATCGTAAACCGTTCTCTGATGTCGACTGGAGCCGTGCGGTAATTCAATCCGACTACCATAATGTGCATAACAAGTTCACCGCCTGATCTAAGATTGCTGCCACGCCAATACGTATCACTAAACTATATAAAGTATATCACAACGTTTTTGTTTATTCGGACAAAATAAATGAAATGTTTATGAATGTTTCGCAAAATCGCAAATCCCCGCCTTCAAGCTTCCAGTCAGGCTTCCTGTCAGGCTTCGAGTCGAAACAATCGCTCCGATTCCGTACGCAGCAGCCGGTCGATCCGCCCGATCTCCGCGGCGTCGGCACAACTTCGCCTGCGATCAAGCAGCCGGTCGACGCGCAGGCGGATCTCTTCGATCTCTTTTTCAATATCGGTCGAGAGGAAGCGGTATTCAAGCTCCGGCAGCTGATCGCGGTGCTCGAACACGAGGCGGCTCGCCCCTTTCGTCAGCTCGATGATGCGCCGCACCGATCCTTCCGTATAGAAATCGAGCATGACGAAGCCCGGGTAGATACGCCGGACGAGACCGTCTCCCTTGAACGCGACGAACAGCCGGCGCACGAGATGCGTCAGCCGGGGATTGACCAGCCGGAAAGAAAGCTCGCACACGAACAGATGCCGCCTCCGGTCAAACGGCAGGCTGACTTCTTCCCCGTTCTCGTCTTCCAGCACGATCTCGCGGCTTCCGCCGTCGAGCACCCGCACGCGGTGACGGATGAGCGGGTCTTTGATATGCTCGATAAACTTCGACATCTGGTTTTCCGGCAGCAGTAAACGGGCTTTGACGAATTCCGTGGCTAAGCGCTGCGCCATGGCGGATCTCCTCGATTCCTTTGTGGATGGGATACACTCTTATTATACCCGTTTCATGCCAAAAAACGGCTCCGCTGCCGGAGCCGTCCAGTCCTCGAATACGTGCGTTTCAAAGGGATAAAACCGTTTTTGAAAGCGTTAACTTCCCGAATGCTCGTTATTGCTGCTTTATTCGTACTTTTCTTCGTCCGGATCGGTCATGCCGTTCGCGACGGGCGTGCCGTCTTCCGTCTCTCCATGGGCAGCGAATTCGGCTTCGGCCAGCGCTTCGGCTTCCGCAGCGCGCTGCTCCAGCGTTTTCAACTCGCCCAGATAACCTTCGACGATCGTCCACAGCTCTTCTTTGCCCATGTCGGTGTCCGAAGAGAACAGGACGAACGGGTCGCCGGGACGCATGCCGAGATCCTGCTTGATGACCTTCGCATGCTTGGGCCAGCGGGTCTTCGGCACTTTGTCCGCTTTGGTCATAACGACGCAGATCGGACGGTTGTAATGCGTCAGCCATTCGTACATCATGATGTCTTCCTTGCTCGGCGGATGGCGCAGGTCGACGACCATGATGACGAGCTTGAGCGTCTCGCGGCCCAGCATGTACCGCTCGATCATCTGTCCCCATACTTCGCGCTGCTGCTTCGACACTTTCGCGAAGCCGTAGCCCGGAAAGTCGACGAAAAAGAACGACTGGTTGATCAGATAATAGTTCATATGCTGCGTCTTGCCGGGTACGGAACTTGTCCGGGCCAGATTTTTGCGGCGCAGCAGACGGTTGATCAGCGACGACTTGCCGACGTTGGAGCGTCCGGCAAGCGCGATCTCGGGCAGACCGTCCTCCGGGTACTGGTCGGGTCCGACCGCACTGATTTTGAATTCGGAACTTGTTACATTCATCGTTAAAAAATCCTCTCCGGAACCGGCTCGGCCGCCCGATATCCGGGCGGCCGTCCTTGTTCTCCGTTACTTCTCGTGCAGCTTGCTAATGCGCCTGGGCCGGCTCGGAAGCGGGCGGCTCGACGACTTTGGCGAGCAGCGCATGCTCCAGCACCTGATCCATATGCGATACCGGCACGAATTGGACCGCTTCCTTCACGCTGTCCGGGATGTCCCGCAGGTCGCGTTCGTTATCTCCCGGCAGCAGCACCTTTTTGTAGCCGGCCCGGTGCGCCGCAAGCGACTTCTCTTTGAGCCCGCCGATCGGCAGTACGCGGCCGCGCAGCGTCACTTCGCCGGTCATCGCCACGTCTTTGGACACGGCGCGGCCGGTCAGCGCCGAGATCAGCGCCGTCGCGAGCGTGATGCCCGCCGACGGGCCGTCTTTGGGAACGGCGCCTTCGGGAATATGGATATGCACGTCGTTCTTCTCGTGGAACTGGCTGTCAATGCCGAGCTGCGCCGCGCGCGAACGCGTATAGCTGAACGCCGCCTGCGCCGACTCCTTCATGACGTCGCCGAGCTTGCCGGTCAGCGTCAGCTTGCCGCTGCCGGGCAGCACGCTCACTTCGATCGTCAGCGTCTCGCCGCCGACTTCGGTCCAGGCCAGGCCGGTCGCGCTGCCGACCTGGTCTTCCGCTTCGGCCAGCCCGTAGCGGAATCTCGGGCTGCCCAAATAGTCCTTGAGCGAATC
This genomic window contains:
- the hemC gene encoding hydroxymethylbilane synthase, whose translation is MRTIVVGTRQSALALTQTNQVIAALEQLAGDLDLDVAFEVKKIVTKGDQILDVTLSKVGGKGLFVKEIEQALLSGEIDMAVHSMKDMPALLPEGLVNGAVPLRQDARDCLISREGVDLDGLPHGAKVGTSSLRRSSQLLAYRPDLKLEWIRGNIDSRLRKLETEGFDAILLAAAGLKRMGWEDRITSYIPVEICLPAVGQGALGIECRENDAELLELLGRYEDGQTARTVAAERSLLLSLNGGCQVPIGAYAVLGEDGESVHLTGLVGRPDGSLLLKESASGTDPEALGREVARMLAEQGADEILEQARG
- a CDS encoding precorrin-2 dehydrogenase/sirohydrochlorin ferrochelatase family protein, which encodes MTDYMPIMLDVRGMDVLLIGGGKIAGRKARQLAAGGAALTVISPEAGADILELEAAGKLRWIGREASEQDAAGYRLVYAASGDEALNERLAEATRGAGALVNVSSRAEAGNFIHPAVLRRGRLVVAASTSGAGPSAASALIRELDERFGDEYETFVEFLFFMRKQVRQKVEEPEIRHRLMRKLSERAILDQIRKQTFVPWSEAEADAWIAKEREEK
- a CDS encoding non-ribosomal peptide synthetase module → MAQRLATEFVKARLLLPENQMSKFIEHIKDPLIRHRVRVLDGGSREIVLEDENGEEVSLPFDRRRHLFVCELSFRLVNPRLTHLVRRLFVAFKGDGLVRRIYPGFVMLDFYTEGSVRRIIELTKGASRLVFEHRDQLPELEYRFLSTDIEKEIEEIRLRVDRLLDRRRSCADAAEIGRIDRLLRTESERLFRLEA
- the yihA gene encoding ribosome biogenesis GTP-binding protein YihA/YsxC; translation: MNVTSSEFKISAVGPDQYPEDGLPEIALAGRSNVGKSSLINRLLRRKNLARTSSVPGKTQHMNYYLINQSFFFVDFPGYGFAKVSKQQREVWGQMIERYMLGRETLKLVIMVVDLRHPPSKEDIMMYEWLTHYNRPICVVMTKADKVPKTRWPKHAKVIKQDLGMRPGDPFVLFSSDTDMGKEELWTIVEGYLGELKTLEQRAAEAEALAEAEFAAHGETEDGTPVANGMTDPDEEKYE
- the hemA gene encoding glutamyl-tRNA reductase, with the protein product MHIMVVGLNYRTAPVDIRERFTIAEQDLPEALDRLKDTKSILEGVIVGTCNRTELYVVVDRLHMCAFYIHNFMEQWFGIPKAEFTQHLYTYEDERAVEHLMNVVCGLDSMVLGETQILGQVKQAFLTAQTEKATGTWFNMLFKQAVTLGKRAHSETSIGENAVSVSYAAIELGKRIFGMFTDKTVLILGAGKMSELTVKHLYASGAAQVIVANRTLEKARELAGKFNGVPCTLDEGIRMLGEVDIVISSTGSSDYVLTREQVKQLSAARRSRPLFMIDIAVPRNIDPAIAELPGVFLYDIDDLEGIVESNMELRRAEAVKIQRMIVQESDNFYGWLKTLGVRPVIRALQDKATDIHQETLESLFNKLPELDERQRKVIGRLMKSVANQMMHDPINRVKEMAADKGGAEAVDMFTKIFALESRLEEAEPAVEKQAVKSTVDSPAFTLRPAVL
- the ccsA gene encoding cytochrome c biogenesis protein CcsA, encoding MLLLTSLIELMIYIYALSLLFYFSDCVSRSVRSRRIGAGLLGVTALLQFSVILVRIALEGRVPLFSVYDFLFLFVFILTAAGFGLALTQKAEFVVLMLGIVGFTASVLNEFWFPVGEHAEHIGYTQQLLLILHVVLANLSLVALTIAAVFGILYLFLYAMLKKKKWNDTIRRLPSLEQAERWAHLSVLTGTPLLIVSLLVAFLLIVAQKRWEMLLDVKGITTFAALAVYGLYFVLKRTHKYSGFSIAKWTLVGYALVIVNLLSNAFSEYHKWNGG